Genomic window (Gadus morhua chromosome 3, gadMor3.0, whole genome shotgun sequence):
GGATTCTCCTCCCATGTGCTGTGATTTCCCTATTGGATAATAAAGAACTATCTCCTCTTATATGTCCTTTCCCGTGGGTTTACTTCCCTGTTGACCTTTTTTATGTGAATGCATTGATGGATGCTGTGGTGGCACACGTTTCTAAAGCGTgccttaaaggggtgatattctGCCGCCAGGTATGAGTGTGATTATCCATTACAGGCCATTTGAATATCGGCCTTTTCTTGtaccttagtgacatcacaaaggGGCGTGTCTACCTAGTTGTATGATGGACGGATCAGAAACGTTTGCTACGGTTCACTGGGAAGGcgggtagactgatctatccagcatacatctaggtggacacgcccacttgtgatgtcatgagGACACAGGGAAAGGCAGATCATCAAAGGGCCTGTAACGGCTGacaacactcacacctggtgatgtGACATCACCTCGGGTAAAGACACGCAGCCCGTCCCCTGACCGCCCTGGCCTACTCGTCCAGCAGTCTGCGGTACTCTGCGATCTCCATCTCCAGGCACGTCTTGGTGTCCAGGAGCATCTGGTACTCCTGGCCCTGGCGGTCGATGTCGCCTTGCAGGTTGaccagctgctcctccaggctGGTCACCTGGTTCTCCGTCTCCTGCAGGGTGCCCTCGAGTGACCCTTTCTGTGATccgcagggaggggagaggaggggggagagagtgttaAGCAGGGGAGAGGAATGGACCAATGTCACCTCTCTTAGGTGACTAATTAACTAGGGTACAAATATCTCCTGACCACACCCTCAGTAACTAAGGTAACCCTGTCCCCTGACCACACCCTAATTAACTCAGGTAACCCTTTCTGCTGACCACACCCTAAGGTACGGTCTTCCGCAGACAGCAGCGCACCCACCATGGTGAGCTGTGATTGGTGCTCTCTCTGCAGGGACTGCAGCAGGCGGTTGAGGTTGGTTTCTGTGCTCACTGCGACCTCCTGTTTGACCGTCGCCGCCTGCGATGGAATCAAACACAAGGAGCTGAAGATAAACACTTATGTAGATGGAAACACGATCAAGCATACAGCACGGAGAACATGTTCTGTCCAGTGGAGTCCTTGGTCCCTACCTTCTCTTGGAACCAGGCGTTCAGTTCCTTCTTGTTCTTGGCCGATGCCTGTTCGTACTGCTTGCGGATTTCTGACAGGACGGCGTTCAGGTCCTGCGTCGGCCCCAGGTCCATCTCCACTGAGCTTCTGAAAGGCTGTGGTTAGGATCAGAGCGTACGGCGGTTAGACACGATGAGACACGAGGAGACATGCATGACGGGAGCCTGGCGTTACAAACCCACCTCCTCATGGTTCTTCTTCAGGAAGAtcatctcctccttcagccctTCAATCTGCATCTCCAGGTCAGACCTAGCCAGCACGTCCAGCACCCTCTTGAGTCCGGCGAAGTCCGCCTCCACCGACTGCCGCATGCTCAGCTCATTCTCCCTCCTGTGGAGCACAGCGTTAGCGAGGACTACCCTCAGAGACATCCGCTCTCTACAGTCAGCCTGCGCAGTCACagtgtctgtcgctctctggtCTTCTTACTTTGTCTTGAAGTCGTCCGCCGCCAGCTTGGCGTTGTCGTTGGCCAGGTAGATGCTTCCGTCGACACACATGGCGCCATGGATCTAGAGCGGTGAAGAGCAGGGCAAAAGAACGCAGGAGTAGAGGAATGAGTCATTAAGCGAGGTGTTCAGGAGGACGGACAATAAGCAGAGTGAGGCGGAGGTCTTCCTGAAGCTCAGGGGACGTACCTTGTTGTGCAGGTCTGCGATGGAGACGAAGAAGGCGGAGTAGTCTCGGGATCCGGGAGAGGTTTTGTTCTCCAGGAACTCTCGGATCCTCAACTCCAGCTCGGCGTTGCCGTTCTCCAGGGACCACACATCTTCCAGGTAGGTGGCCAGGCGGTCATTCAGGTTCTGCATGGTGCCCTTctcatcatctcctcctccgccaccgaTGCCGCCGCCAATGAAGGGGCTTCTGGCACCGAAGGAGATTCTATTGTTGGCGCCGATATTGGTATTTATGGAACTGTTTCGACTGGAATTGTCGATGGATTTTGCGCTGCCCATCGTATGTTTTGTAGGAGAGGAGAACCTGGAGAtgaagagacgaggagagagcgACTGTGGTGCACTCCCCTGCTCCTGCCCTGCTCTTTATAATCCCGCAGCAGAGGAGGACTAGGAGGCGCAGAGAcgggctggagggaggagctGCCACAACACTCCTCCACCTGCCACACACGCCCTACTGCACCCATACGTGtttggagggagggtggaggggggagggggagggtggtgggtgggcACCCACCAGCTCGTTCCACTGATTGTTAACAAGAAGCTGTTGTTGTGTGGTTGGCAGGAGAAAAAAATGGGGAAATGGGCGGAGCCTctggggcagggggcggagcctcagGAGCAGCTACTGGGAGGGGCTGGCTGTCTGCTttccacatgcacgcacacacatacacgcacacacacaaatacacacacgctcacaaacacacgcacatacaaacacacacacacacacacacacacacacacagacaaaaacatacacccacgctcaaacacacacgtgcacgtcaGACATGCTTACACTacccacacactcgcacacacacaggacacacgcacacacaggcacacacgcacatacacgtacacacacgcaaagacatgcacgcatacacacacgcaaacacacacacacacaaacagcacacaaacatacaggctacccaaacacacatatacacatgcgcacatgcacatgcgcacacacaaatattttttgtGAAATAAAAATACTGCGTACTTTGTGTATATGTTCACCTGCAATGACCCAGTATGAGAGTATCGATCTCGCCTCTCGTTTTGTGTGAGCTGTTTCCGCCAGTAGAGGGCGCTGTTACTGCGTCCATCTCCTCTGTGCGCAGGGAGTTCGGGTCAGGCTCTGCGTGCTGTCGGCTCCTGCCTGTGGGGCCGCGGTGGGAGCCGCACCCATTTTCACGAGCTTAACGAAAGTCCAACGAAAACCATGCCTGGTTTGCTTTGTGTTTTTAGTTACCAAGGAACTGACCGCCTGCTGAGGATGTTTATTGGAGCTCTAGATACTATCTGAGAACTAACACACTAAGTGTTGGCCCTCTTGGCTCAGTGGATATAAAACGGTCGGTAAACCACTAAACCCTAATCTCATTACATACAGAAGGAGTTAGGATTAGAAATACACAACATTTCTGCCTCTGATTCATTCCTATTTTCCTTCTCACTCACGGCCATTTTAGGTTTGTTGTGAGAGCAtaaaagggagaggaagaggacattCTTCACCCTGCTGAGAATCTCCTCTGGAGCCGAGTCAAGCGGAGTCCCGTAGGAATGCCTGCCCCCCAACCCAAGGCTAGGCTCCtagcccccccccaacccaaggCTAGgctcctagcccccccccctgctaaaGGCTCCAGGGCTCCAAGCCCCTCCTCTAAAGGCTCTAAGGCTCCTAGCCCCCCTCTAAAGGCTTTAAGGCTCCTATCCCCTGCCCTAAAGGCTCTAAGGTTCCTAGCCCATCCTACTTAAGGTTCTAAGCCTCTTCGCCCCTCACCTGAAGGGTCTAAGgctcctggctcctcccctaaagGCTCTAAGgctcctggcccctcccctaaaggctcctggcccctcccctaaaGGCACCAGGGCTCCTAGCCCCTCCCCTAAAGGCTCCAGGgctcctgccccctcccctaAAGGCTTCAGGGCTCTAGACCCTCCCCTAAAGGCTCCCGGCCCCTCCCCTAAAGgctcctggcccctcccctaaaGAGTCCAGGGCTCCTAGCCGTCCGCTAACGGCCAGGGTAAGGCTGACTGTGGCCGTCTGACCCCTGCTGTGACCCTCAGATAACGACTGTTTGCATAACTGCCATTGCTGGGACCCAGACCCTGTTAGATTAAACAGTGTTGCCAATTTAGCGATTTTgacgctatatttagctacttttcagacccctttggcgacttttttcaaaacagtgacaagcgacaaatctagcttgTTTTTCAGCTgttattggtgacttttggcgatcttttgaggtgaaagcactatcgCCATCACCTCTTCACAACGAGCACCGGGTGCctgcgcggcccctcccccgtctcaaagCACTTACAGCAGCCCAGTCCTCGTGCAGCAGTCCCTCCCAGCTGCTCTGTTAGCAGGAGCTAACAGGAGACGTTCACGCCTCGGCATCCGGGCTGCAAATGAATCCGCGTCCCGGCCAGCAAGCCGCCGCCAACTGATCCCGCCCCCTGACGTACAGTAAATCGCTGCGTTACATTTACTCACACTGCCtcacccggggattccaccgggcGCATAACGGCAGCGCAACGTGCGTTACGAGCCAGCCgcattcacgcgagatcacgaaaTCACGCGATAattcctaaacctaatgtactcaacttccactcccaaaacgactgcaattaaatgacACGCTTTGACCTTCCGGCCATTGTTCTCATAAAAaatgatgatttggtacataaatgacgttgt
Coding sequences:
- the LOC115539752 gene encoding keratin, type I cytoskeletal 13-like isoform X1 produces the protein MGSAKSIDNSSRNSSINTNIGANNRISFGARSPFIGGGIGGGGGDDEKGTMQNLNDRLATYLEDVWSLENGNAELELRIREFLENKTSPGSRDYSAFFVSIADLHNKIHGAMCVDGSIYLANDNAKLAADDFKTKRENELSMRQSVEADFAGLKRVLDVLARSDLEMQIEGLKEEMIFLKKNHEEPFRSSVEMDLGPTQDLNAVLSEIRKQYEQASAKNKKELNAWFQEKAATVKQEVAVSTETNLNRLLQSLQREHQSQLTMKGSLEGTLQETENQVTSLEEQLVNLQGDIDRQGQEYQMLLDTKTCLEMEIAEYRRLLDDTGSSSSSST
- the LOC115539752 gene encoding keratin, type I cytoskeletal 13-like isoform X2, whose translation is MGSAKSIDNSSRNSSINTNIGANNRISFGARSPFIGGGIGGGGGDDEKGTMQNLNDRLATYLEDVWSLENGNAELELRIREFLENKTSPGSRDYSAFFVSIADLHNKIHGAMCVDGSIYLANDNAKLAADDFKTKRENELSMRQSVEADFAGLKRVLDVLARSDLEMQIEGLKEEMIFLKKNHEEPFRSSVEMDLGPTQDLNAVLSEIRKQYEQASAKNKKELNAWFQEKAATVKQEVAVSTETNLNRLLQSLQREHQSQLTMKGSLEGTLQETENQVTSLEEQLVNLQGDIDRQGQEYQMLLDTKTCLEMEIAEYRRLLDE